A genomic window from Streptomyces sp. 846.5 includes:
- a CDS encoding VWA domain-containing protein, producing MTNDERLRRWRLALGADADAGTTSRLAGRDAAMDRALSALYGHAAGDRGAGLGGSAPQVARWLGDIREYFPTSVVQLMQQDAIERLGLAQLLMEPEMLEAVEPDVHLVGTLISLGRALPETTRETARAVVRKVVEQLERRIATRTRSVLGGALDRSARVNRPRHRDIDWDRTIRANLKNYIEPTGDRDHGTVVPERLIGYARARNAVKKEVVLCIDQSGSMAASVVHSSVFGAVLASMPSLNTRLVVFDTSVVDLTEQLSDPVDVLFGVQLGGGTDINRALAYCQSKITRPADTIVVLISDLYEGGIRDEMLKRVAAMKASGVQFIALLALSDDGAPAYDRSHAAALAALGAPAFACTPDLFPDVMAAAIQKLPLPIPED from the coding sequence ATGACCAACGACGAACGCCTCCGCCGCTGGCGTCTTGCCCTGGGCGCCGACGCCGACGCCGGAACAACATCCCGCCTCGCAGGCCGCGACGCAGCCATGGACCGCGCCCTCTCCGCCCTCTACGGCCACGCCGCAGGCGACCGCGGTGCCGGGCTCGGCGGCTCCGCCCCGCAGGTGGCCCGCTGGCTCGGCGACATCCGCGAGTACTTCCCCACCAGCGTGGTGCAGCTGATGCAGCAGGACGCCATCGAACGCCTCGGCCTGGCCCAGCTGCTGATGGAGCCCGAGATGCTGGAGGCGGTCGAGCCCGACGTCCACCTGGTCGGCACGCTCATCTCACTCGGCCGCGCGCTGCCGGAGACCACCCGGGAGACCGCCCGCGCGGTGGTCCGCAAGGTCGTCGAGCAGTTGGAGCGCCGGATCGCCACCCGCACCCGCTCGGTGCTCGGCGGCGCCCTGGACCGCAGCGCGCGGGTGAACCGGCCCCGGCACCGGGACATCGACTGGGACCGCACCATCCGCGCCAACCTCAAGAACTACATAGAGCCGACCGGGGACAGGGACCACGGCACCGTCGTCCCCGAACGGCTGATCGGCTACGCCCGGGCCCGGAACGCGGTGAAGAAGGAGGTCGTCCTCTGCATCGACCAGTCGGGCTCGATGGCCGCCTCGGTGGTCCACTCCTCCGTCTTCGGCGCGGTCCTCGCGTCCATGCCCTCGCTGAACACCCGGCTGGTGGTGTTCGACACCTCGGTGGTCGACCTCACCGAGCAGCTCTCCGACCCGGTGGACGTGCTCTTCGGGGTCCAGCTCGGCGGCGGCACCGACATCAACCGGGCGCTGGCCTACTGCCAGTCGAAGATCACCCGTCCGGCCGACACCATCGTGGTGCTCATCAGCGATCTCTACGAGGGCGGCATCCGGGACGAGATGCTCAAGCGGGTGGCCGCCATGAAGGCCTCCGGCGTGCAGTTCATCGCACTGCTGGCGCTCTCCGACGACGGCGCTCCCGCCTACGACCGCTCGCACGCCGCCGCGCTGGCCGCCCTCGGAGCCCCGGCGTTCGCCTGCACCCCGGATCTCTTCCCGGACGTGATGGCGGCCGCCATCCAGAAACTCCCGCTGCCGATACCCGAGGACTAG
- a CDS encoding ATP-binding protein: protein MHSARHRVQNPDAPHGATAPLASPAPTALAVEIPQLGTARNTWEMDRQAAATLPGTPSSVAMARRFVRITAAMWQLPRETLTDAELCMSELVCNAVTHTGSSRVHCRLWSARGVLFLEVDDEDHGDLPELGVADADDEHGRGMLLIDSFATAWGAVPRPGTAGKTVWAALALSGD, encoded by the coding sequence ATGCACAGCGCACGTCACCGCGTCCAGAACCCGGACGCGCCGCACGGGGCGACCGCCCCACTCGCCTCCCCTGCCCCCACCGCCCTCGCCGTCGAGATCCCCCAGCTCGGTACGGCTCGCAACACCTGGGAGATGGACCGCCAGGCGGCGGCCACCCTGCCCGGGACGCCTTCCTCGGTGGCCATGGCCCGCCGCTTCGTGCGGATCACCGCCGCGATGTGGCAGCTCCCCCGGGAGACCCTGACCGATGCCGAGCTCTGCATGTCGGAGCTGGTGTGCAACGCGGTCACCCACACCGGCAGCAGCCGGGTCCACTGCAGGCTCTGGAGCGCCCGGGGGGTGCTCTTCCTGGAGGTGGACGACGAGGACCACGGCGACCTCCCGGAGCTCGGCGTGGCCGACGCGGACGACGAGCACGGGCGCGGGATGCTGCTGATCGACAGCTTCGCCACGGCCTGGGGCGCGGTGCCGCGGCCGGGAACGGCCGGCAAGACCGTCTGGGCGGCGTTGGCCCTTTCGGGGGACTGA
- a CDS encoding DUF5682 family protein — MTQHWIEGVALLGVRHHGPGSARAVAAALAQYAPDTVLIEGPPEADALLALAAHRDMAPPVALLAHVVDNPAQAAFWPFAAFSPEWVALRHALDHGVPVRFIDLPAAHGFAREREEEESDGPGIDPIGELARAAGHDDAEQWWDDAVEHRQHDDGDALAPFRSIAEAMAELRPPGSEPAGGHEARREAFMRRQIRAAKRAGHRRIAVVCGAWHVPALAARPPVAADDALLKGLPKAKVELTWVPWTHRRLSQHTGYGAGIASPGWYQHLFESTDRGTVRWMTKVAALLRAEDHSVSSAHVIEAVRLAETLAAMRGRPLPGLAESTDAVRAVMCEGSDVPLALVQDRMVVGDRMGQVPDEAPTVPLQRDLTRLQRSLRLKAEPGERELDLDLRKDTDAARSRLLHRLTLLDIPWGRAAASRTGTTGTFRESWRLVWEPELAIKVAEAGIWGTTVESAATARARDLAAHSGALGEVTALAEACLLADLPDALPTVLQALADRAALDADVAHLAEALPALVRSLRYGDVRGTDAAALRELAEGLAVRICIGLPPACNSLDAEGAGAMAGHLGSTHAAVALLTDAEELQQRWSATLRTLAERDTIAGLLRGRAARLLLDDNQWDAAEAARQMRLTLSPATPPAEAAGWIEGFLNSHSLAGGGMLLVHDTRLLGLVDDWLTSVPDAAFPDVLPLLRRTFSGFEPGVRRTIADRIRTGTTDPQPNDRPGFAQELDLERATQARTTAALLLAPSHAAPQGRGELRGQPCTTEVR, encoded by the coding sequence GTGACGCAGCATTGGATCGAGGGCGTGGCCCTGCTGGGCGTACGCCACCACGGACCCGGGTCGGCCCGCGCGGTCGCCGCGGCGCTGGCGCAGTACGCGCCCGACACCGTGCTGATCGAGGGGCCGCCCGAGGCGGACGCCCTGCTGGCGCTGGCGGCGCACCGGGACATGGCCCCGCCGGTGGCCCTGCTCGCGCATGTGGTGGACAACCCGGCCCAGGCTGCGTTCTGGCCCTTCGCCGCCTTCTCGCCGGAATGGGTCGCCCTGCGCCACGCCCTGGACCACGGCGTACCGGTGCGGTTCATCGACCTGCCTGCCGCGCACGGCTTCGCCAGGGAGCGCGAGGAGGAGGAGTCGGACGGCCCGGGGATCGACCCGATCGGCGAACTGGCCCGGGCGGCCGGGCATGACGACGCCGAGCAGTGGTGGGACGACGCGGTCGAGCACCGGCAGCACGACGACGGGGACGCACTCGCTCCGTTCCGCAGCATCGCCGAGGCCATGGCCGAACTGCGGCCCCCGGGTTCGGAGCCGGCCGGCGGCCACGAGGCCCGGCGCGAGGCCTTCATGCGACGGCAGATCAGAGCCGCGAAGCGGGCCGGGCACCGGCGCATCGCCGTCGTCTGCGGCGCCTGGCACGTCCCCGCGCTGGCGGCGAGACCGCCGGTCGCGGCCGACGACGCCCTGCTCAAGGGGCTGCCCAAGGCCAAGGTCGAGCTGACCTGGGTGCCCTGGACCCACCGCAGGCTCTCCCAGCACACCGGTTACGGCGCCGGCATCGCCTCACCCGGCTGGTACCAGCACCTGTTCGAGTCCACCGACCGCGGCACGGTCCGCTGGATGACCAAGGTCGCCGCGCTGCTGCGGGCCGAGGACCACTCCGTCTCCTCCGCCCATGTCATCGAGGCGGTCCGGCTCGCCGAGACCCTCGCCGCCATGCGCGGCCGACCGCTGCCCGGGCTGGCCGAGAGCACCGACGCGGTACGGGCGGTGATGTGCGAGGGATCGGACGTCCCGCTGGCGCTGGTGCAGGACCGGATGGTCGTCGGCGACCGGATGGGTCAGGTGCCCGACGAGGCGCCGACCGTGCCGCTGCAGCGCGATCTGACCCGGCTTCAGCGAAGCCTGCGGCTGAAGGCCGAACCGGGCGAACGCGAGCTCGACCTCGATCTGCGCAAGGACACCGACGCCGCACGTAGCCGGCTGCTGCACCGGCTCACCCTGCTCGACATCCCCTGGGGCCGTGCCGCGGCCTCCCGTACTGGCACGACCGGGACGTTCCGGGAGAGCTGGCGGCTGGTCTGGGAGCCCGAACTCGCCATCAAGGTCGCCGAGGCGGGGATCTGGGGCACCACCGTCGAGTCCGCGGCCACCGCCCGGGCCCGCGACCTGGCCGCCCACTCCGGCGCGCTGGGCGAGGTCACCGCACTCGCCGAGGCGTGCCTGCTGGCCGACCTCCCGGACGCGCTGCCGACCGTGCTGCAGGCGCTCGCCGACCGGGCCGCCCTGGACGCCGACGTGGCCCATCTCGCCGAGGCGCTGCCGGCGCTGGTCCGCTCGCTGCGCTACGGCGACGTCCGCGGCACCGACGCCGCCGCGCTGCGGGAGCTGGCCGAGGGCCTCGCGGTGCGCATCTGCATCGGCCTGCCCCCCGCCTGCAACAGCCTGGACGCCGAGGGCGCGGGCGCGATGGCGGGCCACCTCGGCTCGACCCACGCGGCGGTGGCCCTGCTGACCGACGCCGAAGAGCTGCAGCAGCGCTGGTCCGCGACGCTGCGCACACTCGCCGAACGCGACACCATCGCCGGCCTGCTGCGCGGCCGGGCGGCCAGACTGCTGCTGGACGACAACCAGTGGGACGCCGCCGAGGCCGCCCGGCAGATGCGGCTCACCCTCAGCCCCGCCACGCCCCCGGCCGAGGCCGCCGGGTGGATCGAGGGTTTCTTGAACAGTCACAGCCTGGCCGGCGGCGGCATGCTGCTGGTCCACGACACCCGCCTGCTCGGCCTGGTCGACGACTGGCTCACCTCGGTCCCCGACGCCGCCTTCCCGGACGTCCTCCCCCTGCTCCGCCGCACCTTCTCCGGCTTCGAACCCGGCGTCCGCCGCACCATCGCCGACCGCATCCGCACCGGCACCACCGACCCCCAACCGAACGACCGCCCCGGCTTCGCCCAAGAACTGGACCTGGAACGAGCCACCCAAGCCCGCACAACAGCCGCACTTCTCCTCGCCCCCAGCCATGCAGCCCCCCAGGGGCGCGGGGAACTGCGCGGCCAACCATGCACAACGGAGGTCCGATGA